One genomic region from Fictibacillus marinisediminis encodes:
- a CDS encoding acetylornithine transaminase, which translates to MSALFSNYGRRDLQIESGSGSKLTDHAGKSYLDFTSGIGVCNLGHVHPAVTAAVENQLKKVWHTSNLFQSDLQEETAELLVKPTHLNKVFFCNSGAEANEAAIKLARKFTGKTKIITFEQSFHGRTYGAMAATGQDKIKKGFGPMLADFQTVPFNDFDSLIKYADSQTAAVMIEVVQGEGGVIPGNESFLQRVQHHCNDHDILLIIDEVQTGIGRTGKAFAFQHYGLKPDIVTSAKGLGNGFPVGAVLGTEEVSTAFGPGSHGTTFGGNPLAMAAASAVLKEVFSDVFLDEVMKKSAFLIEELQKELSPCTEVLEVRGLGLMAGIEFSHKAAPLIQELQNDGLLALPAGECVLRLLPPLNMSYEELAEGVKKISKAVKKKSILV; encoded by the coding sequence TTGAGTGCACTATTTTCAAACTACGGCAGAAGGGACCTGCAGATTGAAAGTGGAAGCGGGAGTAAGCTGACCGATCACGCGGGCAAGTCATATCTTGATTTTACGAGCGGTATTGGTGTTTGCAATTTAGGCCATGTTCATCCAGCGGTTACAGCTGCGGTTGAAAATCAATTGAAAAAAGTCTGGCATACATCTAACTTGTTCCAATCTGATCTGCAGGAAGAAACTGCAGAACTGCTGGTTAAGCCTACTCATCTAAATAAAGTGTTTTTCTGCAACAGCGGAGCGGAAGCGAATGAAGCGGCTATTAAACTGGCAAGGAAATTTACTGGGAAAACAAAAATCATAACGTTTGAGCAGTCCTTTCATGGAAGAACCTATGGAGCAATGGCAGCTACGGGGCAGGATAAGATTAAAAAAGGATTCGGGCCGATGCTGGCGGACTTTCAAACGGTCCCTTTTAATGACTTTGATTCATTGATAAAATACGCTGATTCACAGACAGCTGCGGTAATGATCGAAGTGGTTCAAGGAGAAGGCGGTGTCATACCGGGAAATGAATCCTTCTTGCAAAGGGTTCAGCACCATTGCAATGATCATGACATACTTTTGATCATTGATGAAGTGCAGACTGGGATTGGACGGACTGGGAAAGCTTTTGCTTTTCAGCATTATGGATTAAAACCTGATATCGTTACGTCCGCAAAAGGACTAGGCAACGGTTTTCCAGTAGGTGCTGTACTGGGGACAGAGGAAGTAAGTACAGCGTTTGGACCAGGCAGCCACGGAACGACTTTCGGAGGGAATCCGCTTGCCATGGCAGCAGCGAGTGCCGTACTAAAAGAAGTGTTCTCTGACGTATTTCTGGATGAAGTGATGAAAAAAAGCGCTTTTTTAATTGAAGAATTACAGAAAGAACTATCTCCTTGTACGGAAGTATTAGAAGTCAGAGGGCTGGGGTTGATGGCAGGGATTGAATTCAGTCATAAAGCCGCGCCACTCATTCAGGAACTTCAAAACGATGGGTTGCTGGCACTGCCGGCAGGAGAGTGTGTTTTGCGTCTTCTCCCGCCTCTAAACATGAGTTATGAAGAACTGGCGGAAGGCGTCAAAAAAATATCTAAAGCTGTTAAAAAGAAAAGCATCTTGGTATAA
- the mobB gene encoding molybdopterin-guanine dinucleotide biosynthesis protein B, which produces MAMGSGRKVQVVGYKNSGKTTLITNLLEAAARAGIMTGTLKHHGHGGRVEFRDDESDTAAHRRAGAVVSGVEGGNTFQLCLNMQASLCKLLELYEPLGLDLLLLEGFKEHQLPRIVLLKENADLKLLEDSVEILAVIAWPPVSRQLISADLPFFRIGEKVQYIDFLLDLFKGLNT; this is translated from the coding sequence ATGGCCATGGGATCTGGCAGAAAAGTCCAAGTTGTAGGATATAAGAACAGCGGAAAAACAACTTTGATTACAAACCTGTTAGAGGCTGCGGCCAGGGCTGGAATCATGACCGGAACGCTTAAGCATCATGGACATGGCGGCCGGGTTGAATTTCGGGACGATGAATCGGATACCGCAGCACACCGCAGAGCGGGGGCAGTTGTTTCAGGGGTTGAAGGCGGGAATACTTTTCAGCTTTGTCTTAATATGCAAGCAAGCTTATGCAAGCTGCTTGAACTCTATGAACCGCTGGGACTTGATCTGCTGCTGCTTGAGGGATTCAAGGAACATCAGCTGCCTCGCATCGTCCTGCTAAAGGAGAATGCAGATCTCAAACTTCTTGAAGACAGCGTGGAAATTCTTGCGGTGATTGCATGGCCGCCTGTTTCCAGGCAGCTGATATCAGCAGATCTTCCATTTTTCAGGATTGGCGAAAAGGTACAATATATAGATTTTCTTCTGGATTTGTTTAAGGGGTTGAATACATGA
- a CDS encoding Cof-type HAD-IIB family hydrolase, producing MKKPYLIALDLDGTLLNDKKTISDRTKNAVLQAKKEGHIICISTGRPYRASTMYYDELGLNTPIVNFNGAFVHHPHDKKFGVYHSPLELSHAKRVIQTAEDFLVKNIMAEVLDDVYLHKEDEVIVNTFIMGENPAQTGDLQNMLTDDPTSILIHPQDHHVAELRDQLKQEHAEVIDQRVWAAPWNIIEIIRAGLNKAVGLKKIAEYYNIPTARVIAFGDEDNDLEMIEYAGHGIAMGNAISELKNIANFVTATNEEDGIALYLEDVLSLK from the coding sequence ATGAAGAAACCGTATTTAATCGCGTTAGATCTAGACGGCACCTTACTGAATGATAAAAAAACGATTTCGGATCGAACAAAAAACGCCGTTCTTCAGGCTAAAAAAGAAGGGCATATCATCTGCATTTCAACCGGCCGCCCTTATCGTGCAAGCACCATGTATTATGATGAACTTGGCTTAAACACACCAATTGTTAACTTTAACGGCGCATTTGTTCATCACCCCCACGATAAGAAGTTTGGTGTGTACCATTCCCCATTGGAACTTTCACATGCGAAAAGAGTCATTCAAACTGCTGAAGACTTTCTTGTGAAAAATATTATGGCTGAAGTATTGGATGATGTGTATTTGCACAAAGAAGACGAGGTCATTGTCAATACGTTTATCATGGGAGAGAACCCGGCACAGACGGGGGACCTTCAAAACATGCTCACTGATGACCCTACCTCCATTTTGATTCATCCTCAGGATCATCACGTTGCTGAATTGCGGGACCAGCTGAAACAGGAACATGCTGAAGTAATCGACCAGCGCGTATGGGCTGCTCCTTGGAACATCATAGAAATCATACGTGCCGGTTTAAACAAAGCTGTAGGATTAAAGAAGATCGCCGAATATTACAACATACCAACAGCAAGGGTCATTGCATTTGGCGACGAAGACAATGACTTGGAAATGATTGAATATGCAGGACACGGAATTGCGATGGGCAATGCCATTTCCGAATTGAAAAATATCGCAAACTTTGTAACGGCAACAAACGAAGAAGATGGAATCGCCCTTTACTTAGAAGATGTATTGTCATTAAAATGA
- a CDS encoding DUF3813 domain-containing protein, protein MGNNIFQRAREAVSNLVGKNEEGQHEQHEQISQHNNDFSNEDVSVAQNIISSAMADSSDAERQQLAELQEELDQTKSSTQDQQ, encoded by the coding sequence ATGGGTAATAATATTTTTCAGAGAGCAAGAGAAGCTGTTTCCAATCTGGTTGGAAAAAATGAAGAGGGACAACACGAACAGCATGAGCAAATCAGCCAGCATAACAATGACTTCAGCAACGAAGACGTTTCAGTAGCACAGAATATTATCTCTTCCGCCATGGCTGACTCTTCTGATGCAGAACGCCAGCAGCTTGCTGAACTGCAGGAAGAGCTTGATCAGACAAAAAGCAGCACGCAAGACCAGCAGTAA
- the yjfP gene encoding esterase: MVTIETRTIDNIPVLHAFEGGKENEKLPLMLFIHGFTSAKEHNLHFAYALAQKGYRVVLPDMLHHGERMSDVSGDKRMYSFWDIVVQGIQDIHKLVQSLDREGIIDRERVGVSGTSMGGIITFGALSQYPYIKAAVTLMGTPYYEDFAYWQIEKMKQQEVSFPFSEEALAKVISIIKPFDLTSCMEKLDNRPLLLWHSKIDEVVPFSQSCDFYRKAKAVYKNPEKIQYIADETSGHKVSRAAYLETVKWFAKYL; this comes from the coding sequence ATGGTAACCATAGAAACACGAACAATTGATAACATTCCGGTGCTGCATGCTTTTGAAGGTGGCAAAGAGAATGAAAAGCTTCCTTTAATGTTGTTTATCCATGGATTCACGAGCGCAAAGGAGCACAACCTGCACTTTGCCTATGCCCTTGCCCAAAAAGGATACCGTGTCGTTCTGCCGGATATGCTTCATCATGGTGAACGAATGTCTGATGTTTCAGGAGATAAAAGGATGTATTCCTTCTGGGATATCGTCGTTCAAGGTATCCAAGACATACATAAACTTGTTCAATCTCTTGATCGGGAAGGCATAATTGACCGTGAGAGGGTAGGAGTTTCAGGTACTTCCATGGGAGGGATCATTACATTTGGCGCTCTGTCACAGTATCCTTATATAAAAGCAGCTGTAACACTTATGGGAACACCGTACTATGAAGATTTTGCTTATTGGCAGATTGAAAAGATGAAACAGCAGGAAGTTTCCTTTCCTTTTTCAGAAGAGGCGCTCGCGAAGGTCATCTCCATCATCAAGCCCTTTGATTTAACATCGTGCATGGAAAAGCTTGATAATCGGCCTCTGTTATTATGGCACAGCAAAATCGATGAAGTGGTACCTTTCAGCCAAAGCTGCGATTTCTATAGAAAAGCAAAGGCTGTTTATAAAAATCCTGAGAAAATCCAATACATCGCGGATGAAACCTCAGGACATAAAGTATCTAGGGCGGCGTATCTCGAAACGGTAAAATGGTTTGCCAAATATTTATAG
- the argC gene encoding N-acetyl-gamma-glutamyl-phosphate reductase: MNVGIVGATGFGGLELVRLLQQHPGVKKLTLYSSSKKGESIETIYPHLNGIKEGKLEDIDPYKIPEQVDFLFSSAPTGVSASLLPPILERGMKVIDLAGDFRLKKSEDYQQWYKKEPPDPKWVDLAVYGLSEWNTDLIKNAQMIANPGCYPTAALLGLLPLIKKSLIEVSTIIIDAKSGISGAGAVPSVSAHFPFANDNLQIYKVNQHQHIPEIEQMVHHYSETNKPITFSTHLVPMTRGIMNTMYAEVKEGVSSKEIEETYIEYAEQHDFIRLSPSQGFPSTRQVYGSNFCDIGWSFDHRTQRITAVSVIDNLMKGAAGQAVHNFNLMNGFPETAGLPASPVFP, translated from the coding sequence TTGAATGTCGGTATTGTAGGAGCAACAGGCTTCGGAGGGCTTGAACTTGTTCGGCTGCTGCAGCAGCATCCCGGTGTAAAAAAGCTGACTTTGTACTCATCAAGTAAAAAAGGAGAATCGATTGAAACAATCTATCCTCATTTGAACGGCATCAAGGAGGGAAAGCTGGAAGACATTGATCCTTACAAAATTCCTGAACAGGTTGACTTTCTGTTTTCATCAGCACCTACGGGAGTATCTGCGAGTTTGCTGCCTCCGATTCTTGAGCGGGGGATGAAGGTAATTGACCTTGCAGGAGACTTCCGCTTAAAGAAAAGTGAGGATTATCAGCAGTGGTACAAAAAGGAACCGCCCGATCCCAAGTGGGTTGATCTAGCGGTTTATGGATTATCAGAGTGGAACACCGATCTGATAAAAAACGCTCAGATGATTGCCAACCCCGGATGCTATCCGACGGCAGCTTTGCTCGGTCTTTTGCCGCTGATCAAAAAGAGTTTAATAGAAGTCAGTACGATTATTATTGATGCAAAGTCTGGTATATCAGGAGCTGGGGCGGTTCCTTCTGTTTCGGCACATTTTCCGTTTGCTAATGATAATCTGCAAATCTATAAGGTAAACCAGCATCAGCATATTCCAGAAATTGAACAAATGGTCCATCACTATAGTGAAACGAACAAGCCCATTACGTTCAGTACACATTTAGTTCCTATGACCCGTGGAATCATGAACACCATGTATGCGGAAGTGAAGGAGGGGGTCAGTTCGAAGGAGATTGAGGAAACCTATATCGAGTATGCAGAACAGCATGATTTTATCAGGCTTTCTCCATCACAAGGATTTCCTTCCACCAGGCAGGTTTACGGAAGCAATTTTTGTGACATCGGCTGGTCCTTTGATCACCGGACACAGCGTATAACGGCTGTATCGGTCATCGATAACCTAATGAAAGGTGCAGCAGGCCAGGCTGTACATAATTTTAATCTAATGAATGGATTTCCGGAAACAGCCGGATTGCCGGCAAGTCCAGTTTTTCCATAA
- the argB gene encoding acetylglutamate kinase gives MDQLVIIKCGGSILKALEPSFFQRLKDMQEEGKQIILVHGGGPDITKFMNVLSIPNEFINGVRRTSGRAAETAEMVLAGRLNPWFVYQLNQLGLKAIGINGNDGALLECDYLKKEQWGHVGKILKVNSGTLTQLIKAGFIPVIASVSRNLTGEILNLNADTVAFEVASAMEAESLIFVTDVNGIMAEGKTVQKASIASIHELINNGVITGGMIPKVQAAIGCLQSKIKEIQIVGKEMKGTMIIKEEVYS, from the coding sequence ATGGATCAATTGGTAATCATTAAGTGCGGGGGGAGCATTCTGAAAGCACTGGAGCCTTCATTTTTCCAGAGATTAAAAGACATGCAGGAAGAAGGAAAACAGATCATACTTGTTCATGGAGGCGGACCGGATATTACCAAATTTATGAATGTCCTGTCCATACCAAACGAATTTATCAACGGTGTGAGGAGAACCTCCGGCCGAGCGGCAGAAACAGCCGAAATGGTACTGGCAGGCCGGCTGAATCCCTGGTTTGTGTATCAGCTGAACCAGCTGGGGCTCAAAGCTATCGGAATAAATGGCAATGATGGTGCGTTATTGGAATGTGACTATCTTAAAAAAGAACAATGGGGCCATGTGGGCAAGATTTTAAAGGTGAACAGCGGAACGCTGACGCAGTTGATCAAAGCTGGTTTTATCCCTGTCATCGCATCAGTATCAAGAAATCTTACTGGAGAAATCTTGAACTTAAATGCGGATACAGTCGCCTTTGAAGTTGCCTCTGCCATGGAGGCAGAATCTCTGATTTTTGTGACAGACGTCAACGGAATTATGGCAGAAGGCAAGACTGTTCAAAAAGCGTCCATTGCCTCAATACATGAGCTGATCAATAACGGAGTCATAACTGGAGGGATGATTCCAAAAGTACAGGCAGCTATAGGATGTCTGCAATCCAAAATTAAAGAAATTCAGATCGTAGGAAAAGAAATGAAAGGGACGATGATCATAAAAGAGGAGGTATACAGTTGA
- a CDS encoding GNAT family N-acetyltransferase has product MFVYEVPADATEDLTKKIADLISQQRTRSEDDGSYQKVLNGISLAIQKDSNSGVIIAEEAGEVFGVAFYNIGISLPLGGPYLWLNELFVRENARNKGIARKILLHLIHWAEHEGIKSIELETGINNSVTKHLYNSLDFHDIVSQRYRFNF; this is encoded by the coding sequence ATGTTTGTCTATGAAGTTCCGGCTGACGCCACTGAGGATTTAACCAAGAAAATCGCGGATTTGATCTCTCAGCAGCGTACGCGTTCAGAGGATGATGGCAGTTATCAAAAAGTACTAAACGGCATTTCTCTTGCCATCCAGAAGGATTCCAACTCAGGCGTCATCATCGCCGAGGAAGCAGGAGAAGTTTTCGGAGTTGCATTCTACAACATCGGAATCAGCTTGCCTCTCGGCGGCCCCTATCTTTGGTTAAACGAACTTTTCGTCCGGGAAAATGCGCGAAACAAAGGAATTGCCCGCAAAATTTTGCTGCATCTGATCCATTGGGCAGAACATGAAGGGATTAAGTCCATAGAGCTGGAAACAGGAATCAACAATTCAGTCACAAAACACCTGTACAACTCCCTTGATTTTCATGATATTGTATCACAGAGGTATCGTTTTAATTTTTAA
- a CDS encoding molybdenum cofactor biosynthesis protein MoaE — protein MKRFEIVTGPILVQDIIDKVIRAEAGAVNTFIGTVRELTKGKRTVFLKYEAYIPMAERQLAKIGDEISARWPGSRTAISHRIGSLDISDIAVVIAVSTPHRAEAFDACRYAIERIKEIVPIWKKEHWDNGEMWVGDQLETAAYSKGHPESEEDKND, from the coding sequence ATGAAACGATTTGAAATTGTCACTGGACCAATTTTGGTACAGGACATTATAGACAAAGTAATCAGGGCGGAAGCCGGGGCCGTAAATACATTTATAGGAACTGTCAGAGAGTTGACGAAGGGTAAAAGAACGGTCTTTTTAAAGTATGAAGCATATATTCCGATGGCAGAAAGACAGCTTGCGAAAATAGGCGATGAGATTAGTGCCCGCTGGCCGGGATCAAGAACGGCCATTTCCCACCGAATCGGCAGCCTGGATATTTCTGATATTGCTGTTGTTATCGCGGTTTCTACACCTCACCGGGCAGAAGCCTTTGATGCATGCCGCTACGCGATCGAGCGCATCAAAGAAATTGTCCCCATCTGGAAAAAAGAACATTGGGATAACGGAGAGATGTGGGTGGGAGATCAGCTTGAAACAGCGGCCTATTCAAAAGGCCATCCTGAAAGCGAGGAAGATAAAAATGATTAA
- a CDS encoding molybdopterin molybdotransferase MoeA: MMPIEKRKIIPVWEAVRSVLDQTFELPTETIPLEESDNRYLAEDIKTTHDVPPFDRSPYDGFAIRAEDTNGASKQAPVILNVIDSIGAGHVSEKTVQEGEAVRLMTGAAIPKGANAVIMLELVSERDSVHIEIRRTVLPGDNISEQGEDTEQGTQILKKGSKIHPGAVALLATFGYERVKVMKKPVVGILATGTELLDVGEELVPGKIRNSNAYMIASQIKKIGGEPHILGKLPDDFEQTYTGIVSALERCDVLITTGGVSVGDFDHLPAIYKKMGAKLLFNKIAMRPGSVTSAADYKGKLLFGLSGNPSACFVGCELFVRPYLLNALNADKVHLGVLKTELQEDFLKPNPFTRFVRSRVEWRGSAPFSVPVGLDKSGSVSSLAEANALIVLPGGTRGWEKGSEVTTLLLDGEGSVWPWDLAEKSKL; encoded by the coding sequence ATGATGCCGATTGAAAAACGGAAAATCATACCCGTCTGGGAAGCAGTACGGAGTGTACTGGATCAAACATTTGAATTGCCGACCGAAACGATTCCTCTTGAAGAAAGTGATAACCGTTATTTAGCGGAAGACATTAAAACTACCCATGATGTGCCTCCTTTTGATCGTTCTCCTTATGATGGATTTGCAATTAGAGCTGAAGATACAAATGGTGCATCAAAACAAGCTCCTGTAATTTTAAACGTGATCGATTCAATCGGAGCAGGCCATGTTTCTGAAAAAACAGTCCAAGAGGGAGAGGCCGTACGCCTAATGACGGGGGCTGCTATTCCAAAAGGTGCAAATGCCGTCATCATGCTGGAGCTCGTGAGCGAGAGGGACAGCGTGCATATTGAGATAAGACGAACTGTCCTCCCAGGTGATAATATTTCTGAACAGGGGGAAGACACAGAACAGGGAACTCAGATCTTAAAAAAAGGCTCAAAAATTCATCCGGGTGCTGTCGCTCTTCTGGCTACCTTCGGTTATGAAAGAGTGAAGGTAATGAAGAAGCCGGTGGTGGGGATATTAGCTACTGGTACAGAACTGCTGGATGTTGGGGAGGAGCTCGTTCCCGGAAAGATTCGAAACAGCAATGCCTACATGATTGCCTCACAGATCAAAAAAATAGGCGGTGAACCTCACATACTCGGCAAACTGCCGGATGATTTCGAGCAAACGTATACGGGCATTGTCAGCGCTTTAGAACGATGTGATGTGTTAATCACGACAGGCGGTGTTTCAGTGGGAGATTTTGATCATTTGCCGGCAATCTATAAAAAGATGGGGGCAAAGCTGCTTTTTAATAAAATCGCGATGAGGCCGGGGAGCGTTACTTCAGCAGCGGATTACAAGGGGAAACTTTTATTTGGCCTCTCCGGCAACCCGTCAGCATGCTTTGTGGGCTGTGAGCTGTTCGTGCGTCCTTATCTTTTGAATGCCTTGAATGCCGACAAGGTTCATCTTGGCGTATTAAAAACAGAGTTACAGGAGGATTTCCTTAAACCGAATCCATTTACACGTTTTGTGCGAAGCAGAGTGGAATGGAGGGGATCTGCACCATTTTCTGTTCCAGTAGGCTTGGATAAATCGGGGTCCGTTTCCTCCCTCGCAGAGGCCAATGCGCTAATCGTTCTGCCTGGAGGAACGAGGGGGTGGGAAAAAGGATCGGAAGTGACCACGCTCTTATTAGACGGGGAAGGCAGTGTATGGCCATGGGATCTGGCAGAAAAGTCCAAGTTGTAG
- a CDS encoding MoaD/ThiS family protein → MIKVLLFAGMQERAGTAELQLDEVRLRISDIKSALEKKYDSPQMFIGCLSAVNEEFADDDTEVSTGDTVAFIPPVSGG, encoded by the coding sequence ATGATTAAAGTGTTGTTGTTTGCCGGAATGCAGGAACGCGCAGGCACAGCTGAGCTTCAGTTGGATGAAGTACGGCTCCGCATTTCTGATATTAAATCTGCGTTAGAAAAAAAGTATGATTCTCCGCAAATGTTCATAGGCTGTCTATCGGCGGTCAATGAAGAATTTGCCGATGATGATACAGAAGTGTCCACAGGGGATACTGTCGCCTTTATTCCTCCGGTAAGCGGAGGTTAA
- a CDS encoding SGNH/GDSL hydrolase family protein, with amino-acid sequence MKTLVCFGDSITSEEKSDDGSLRLSSRVRLSLQKWNVINAGVPAETTRVALTRFQEDVLRHDPDLVTILFGANDASRHRLIEVEEYKKNLEYMIEKLGPSKVILVSPSPVNERFQHARSNEELKNYAFAVRKLAKKYNTHFVDLWTEMINKDYCKMLNNDGLHFNKKGYKLLADLVIRKMEKISKSQASKRMLLL; translated from the coding sequence ATGAAAACATTGGTGTGCTTCGGTGACAGCATCACTTCTGAGGAAAAAAGCGATGACGGTTCACTTAGGCTGAGTTCAAGGGTGCGTTTGTCCCTGCAGAAATGGAATGTTATTAATGCAGGTGTACCTGCTGAAACCACGCGAGTGGCGTTAACCCGTTTTCAGGAAGACGTTTTACGGCATGACCCTGATCTGGTGACCATTCTTTTTGGTGCAAATGATGCGAGCAGACATCGTTTAATCGAAGTGGAAGAATATAAAAAAAACCTGGAATACATGATTGAAAAGCTTGGTCCATCAAAGGTCATCCTTGTTTCTCCGTCACCGGTTAACGAACGTTTTCAACATGCGAGATCAAATGAGGAGTTGAAGAATTACGCGTTTGCGGTAAGAAAATTGGCAAAAAAGTACAATACCCATTTCGTGGATTTATGGACAGAGATGATCAACAAAGATTATTGCAAGATGCTTAATAATGATGGCCTGCATTTTAATAAAAAGGGCTATAAACTCCTTGCAGATCTCGTCATCCGAAAAATGGAAAAGATTTCAAAATCCCAAGCTTCGAAAAGAATGTTACTGCTATAG
- the argJ gene encoding bifunctional glutamate N-acetyltransferase/amino-acid acetyltransferase ArgJ: MASIVSSHLKKVTGSNITLPKGFSAAGINSGIKYKKKDLGIILSEKPASAAAVYTTNKIKAAPLEVTKESIETEGLLQAVIVNSGNANAFTGEQGRLDAYAMRNEVSERFGLQQIHVGVASTGIIGEPMPIDTILKGIQQLNPASKLNQALEFSQSILTTDTKTKNACYSFTVGESEVVLAGTAKGSGMIHPNMATMLSFLTTDANISPQNLHHALKKVTDQSFNCITVDGETSTNDMVLILANGYADHEELTPEHPDWGTFLQALTLTCTELAKAIARDGEGATKLIEVTVEGAASSEEARAAAKSIVGSPLVKTAIFGCDPNWGRIVAVLGYAGIEMSPEAIDLYIGDFPVLVQSEIERFNHEEISGYLTGSEISITVNLHTGNGIGKAWGCDLTYDYVQINSSYTT, encoded by the coding sequence GTGGCTTCTATCGTTTCATCTCATCTAAAAAAAGTTACAGGATCAAATATTACATTGCCAAAAGGATTTTCAGCTGCGGGTATAAACTCCGGAATTAAATACAAGAAAAAGGATCTAGGAATAATTTTGAGTGAGAAACCAGCTTCAGCTGCGGCCGTATATACAACAAATAAGATCAAGGCAGCTCCCCTGGAGGTCACGAAGGAAAGCATTGAAACTGAAGGATTGCTGCAGGCCGTGATTGTTAATTCTGGGAACGCCAACGCCTTTACGGGGGAACAGGGCAGATTGGATGCCTATGCCATGCGCAATGAAGTGAGTGAACGATTTGGGCTGCAACAGATTCATGTTGGCGTAGCATCCACGGGCATTATCGGCGAGCCGATGCCGATCGATACAATATTAAAAGGAATTCAGCAATTGAATCCCGCATCCAAACTGAATCAAGCGCTGGAGTTCAGCCAATCGATTTTAACGACCGATACGAAGACTAAAAACGCTTGTTACTCTTTTACTGTCGGCGAGTCAGAGGTGGTGCTGGCGGGTACAGCGAAAGGATCTGGAATGATTCATCCGAATATGGCGACGATGCTTTCCTTTTTAACGACGGATGCTAACATATCTCCCCAAAACCTTCATCATGCACTGAAGAAAGTGACAGATCAAAGCTTCAACTGCATTACTGTTGATGGTGAAACATCGACGAATGATATGGTTCTCATACTTGCCAATGGATATGCAGATCATGAGGAACTCACTCCTGAGCACCCTGACTGGGGAACATTCCTTCAAGCATTGACACTAACGTGCACCGAACTTGCGAAAGCCATCGCCAGAGATGGGGAGGGAGCAACGAAATTGATCGAGGTGACGGTGGAAGGGGCGGCAAGCAGTGAGGAAGCTAGAGCGGCAGCAAAGTCCATCGTAGGTTCACCGCTAGTGAAAACGGCCATCTTCGGTTGTGATCCCAACTGGGGAAGGATCGTCGCTGTCCTTGGATATGCAGGCATCGAAATGAGTCCGGAAGCGATTGATCTTTATATAGGAGATTTTCCTGTACTGGTGCAGAGCGAAATCGAACGCTTTAACCATGAAGAGATCTCAGGCTACTTAACAGGGAGCGAAATTTCCATAACAGTCAACCTCCATACAGGAAACGGAATAGGAAAAGCTTGGGGCTGCGACCTAACCTATGATTACGTACAAATCAATTCCAGCTATACGACGTGA